AGACCTGAAAACTCGTATCATGAACGAGAAGAAGAACCTCTCCAAGACTCCCTTCAACACAAAGAAAATCTGCAAGGGATGCGACAAGCAGACCATCACCCAGCAGGACATTTTCGGCGACGTTACCGACAGCTACTGCCAGGACGGAGAATGCTATCAGAATAATCTGGACAAGTTCATTGAAGGCAAGGTTGCTGAACTGAAGAAAAACGGCTACATCCAATGGGAAGGCAATTACGATTGGAATTTCATCCATTCCTACAGTTTCATTGATCCGGACAAAATGAGCGAAAGCGACGTTGAAGTCGTTGAACGCATCAAGGAAAACGGTGGACATCTCTGGTTCTACGTCAAGAAGGACGGAGAGGTGGTTTTCCGCTGGAAGCGCTCCGAAGCACCCAAAGACCCTGAAGAAGAGGAAGCCCAGGAACAGGAACGCGCAGAACGCGAACTGAACAGCAAGGTACATCAGCGCAAAAATGAACTGGAAAAGGCTGACTTTAAGGAACGCGTCCAGAACATCGTAGACAGCATTAATTCGAACGCCGTAGCCCTTATCTTCGACACACTGAATACCGAGTGCTACGACAACGAAACCTTCGGCGAAAGCAGTACGGCAGACGCCGATGAAGAATACGACGAAGGAGCCGTAGCCAACATCGATGAACCTACCGCCAATGGCGATTCCCAGCGCGACTACATCGTTGCAAAGATCGTAGACATTCTCACCGATTACGACGGCGTCATCTACAAGTCTGAAGTCGAACGCGCTTTCTTTGACCTTAAGGAACATTCCTGGTATGAAGCCGAAGCCCGCCGGCAGATTGAAGAAGAACCCGAAACTGAAATCGAAGAAGAGCAGGAGTAGAAAATGAATTACTTCAAGCTCGCCAGGGAATGTGAAGCAAAGGTATTCCTTGGCGACAGCCCCAACCTTTTGGCAACCTGCTACCGTTGTGGCCACAAGTTCAAAATCAAAGACATGTTCGAAGTAGGCCTGAACGTGTTCAAATGCGCCCAGTGTGTCAAAAAGTAAATCATAAAGCAAGGACTGATATGCCTGTTGAAATTGTCACCAAAGAAGATCTTGACCAGTTGCAAAGCAAGCTCATTGCTGCTCTTGAAGAAATCAAGAGCGTTCCCGGTCGTCGCAAGTGGATGAACATCCTGCAGGCCACTGATTACATCGGGCGTAAGCACACCCGCTACCTTGCAGAAAAGGCCCGTAATCACGAAATCACGGTTCATCGCGACGGCAAGGAAGTGTTTTTCCTTGTCGATGACCTGGACCGCTTAATGATGCAGTTCCGCATCCCCAGCAACGACGAAATTAAAAGCAACGCATTTGTGAGGAAATAATATGCGAAAGAAAAAAATCGAAAATCCGCTAAAAAACAAAATTGCCAAGCGCGGCATGGAAGCTCTCGAAAAACAGTGGGAAGATTTCAAGCCCACCGACAAGCCCGTCTCCAAGCGCGGCCGTAAGAAGAAGACTGCAACCACCGAGGAATCCTCGGCAGTTGTTTCCGAAATGGAAAAGACTCAGACCGAGTTCATTCCCAACTTTTGGACACACCCCGACAAGGAACCGTTCAACATTCCGAATCAGTCCGCAAAAGCCGACTGCGGCAAGCCCCAGCTTTCCCTTGTCCCGACGAAAATCCTTGAAGCAATCGCCCGCGTCCGTGAATACGGCAATCGCAAATACAAGTCCAAGGACAACTGGAAGACCGTAGAAATCGAACGCTACCGCGATGCAGCCTTCCGCCATTGGGCACAGTACATTGACGATCCCCAAAGCCGTGACGAAGAATCCGGCCTCCCCCACCTCTGGCACGTCGCCTGCAACATCTCATTCCTGGTAAGCCTGGAGGATTATGATGTCTTACAACATTAAAACAACTCATCATGAATTAATCAATAATGTCTTAACCGAAATCAAGACCGACGCTACCGTTTATGAAATGAACGAAGTCAAGGATTACATCCAGGAATTCATCGAACAGTTCACGGACTACTCCGACGAAGGCCTGATCAAGGTCGCCGTTTTCCACACCGACGATTACGGCAAGATGGACCTGAGAACGTTCTACACCTACAAGGAAAAGGACATGATCAGCTTCAACAAGGACCACGGCCGTCCAAAAATTTTGGAAACCTCAGAGGTGCAGGAATGACGTTAGAAGAATTCGCCAACACAGAACTGGGAAAAAAATTCCTGCAAAACAAACCCGCTGCAACAGTCAAGGATATCGCCGACAAGTATCCTGACCCACCCAAAGAAAAGATCGTTGAAACAACATGTCCTTGCTGCCAAAAACGGCTAAGGCTCAAAATAAAGGTGTAGAATAATGAAAACTTTGACGCTACCCTTGAAGCGCAAGTGGTTCGAGACGATTCGCGACGGCGTGAAGCTGGAGGAATATCGAGAAATGTCGGACTACTGGAAAAAGAGGCTTTTTTCGAATAAAGTTTTTTGCAAAGGCGTTTGTAAAATATGCAATGTAAAAAACTGCCCAAAAGAAATTTTTAGTTCCTACGAACGCCTAATATTCACTTTAGGCTATCCGAAGGCCGACGACACCAGCCGACGCATGGAATTGAAGAACCCCAAAATCCGCATTGGCGAAGGTCGCCCTGAATGGGGTGCGGAACCAGGAAAGAAATACTTCATTATCACTTGGGATAAAGAATGACCAAAAGACAGTATGAAATTTTAGCAAAAATGCTAAGCAAAGAAGAAGCTGCTATTAGTTTGGCCGTTTATGAATCGGAAGGTGAATGGGACGAAGAACTTTTAAAAGAAGACCTGAACGACATAATTCAAATTAAAAAAGAAATTCGCCAAACAATAACAATCCAAGAATCAATGTTTTAAAAAATGACGACCAGGCAATTTAATCATTTAACGCATTTGATCGATGACGAAATTGATAAATGCGAAACCAAATTGATGAACAAACACTGCATGAATATCGAAAAAATTAACAAAATAAAAGCACTTCAAAAAGATTTGCTGGCAATCAAAAAAGAATTGACAGAAACGTTTTCTGCATAATAATTTAGGATAAACGAAATGAGAGGTTTTACTTACACTTACTATGGATTACTATTCCCTAACGGAATACTCAAATTCAAAACCAAAACAAGCAAAGACGCTTTTGCCAGAGCATCTGCAAAAACAAGCATTTACTTGTTCAGGATTGGAGACTGCATAAAACAAGTCGAATCCTACAGCATTACATACAAGGAATGGCTCCGCGAATTGAACGGACTCCCGCAAGAACTTCACGAAGCCGCACAAAATATCATTGACAAAGAAACTCAAAAATAACATAGGAGACATAAAATGAAAAAGACAATCATCGCAATCATCATCGCACTCGCATTCGTTGGATGCGCTCAGATCGACCAGACCGAACGCGGAATCGGTATTTTATCATGACCATCAACCACGATCACCTGCACGGCACAACCGACAAGGCCGTGAGCCTTGAAGAAGACTATCGCAAGATCAGCGCGATGTACATCGACGCCATAAACAAAAGCGACAAGCT
The sequence above is drawn from the Fibrobacter sp. genome and encodes:
- a CDS encoding ParB/RepB/Spo0J family partition protein; its protein translation is MKTQLDMRTIAVAKIIPNQNNPRSEIGDVSDLEASIKAHGLISPLTVRWNGTRFEVVAGSRRLKALQNLGIENVACNVIDGPEDKLFEIATAENVSRKNMSAGDECRAVLQMVKNGTDIRSIATNFGHSVRWALGRQKMAELGDDIMKMVDEGEITLAHAEVLTMCNNDDEVKKFADQCRYTHPEDLKTRIMNEKKNLSKTPFNTKKICKGCDKQTITQQDIFGDVTDSYCQDGECYQNNLDKFIEGKVAELKKNGYIQWEGNYDWNFIHSYSFIDPDKMSESDVEVVERIKENGGHLWFYVKKDGEVVFRWKRSEAPKDPEEEEAQEQERAERELNSKVHQRKNELEKADFKERVQNIVDSINSNAVALIFDTLNTECYDNETFGESSTADADEEYDEGAVANIDEPTANGDSQRDYIVAKIVDILTDYDGVIYKSEVERAFFDLKEHSWYEAEARRQIEEEPETEIEEEQE
- a CDS encoding DUF5664 domain-containing protein, which encodes MRKKKIENPLKNKIAKRGMEALEKQWEDFKPTDKPVSKRGRKKKTATTEESSAVVSEMEKTQTEFIPNFWTHPDKEPFNIPNQSAKADCGKPQLSLVPTKILEAIARVREYGNRKYKSKDNWKTVEIERYRDAAFRHWAQYIDDPQSRDEESGLPHLWHVACNISFLVSLEDYDVLQH